In Piliocolobus tephrosceles isolate RC106 chromosome 5, ASM277652v3, whole genome shotgun sequence, a single genomic region encodes these proteins:
- the OARD1 gene encoding ADP-ribose glycohydrolase OARD1 isoform X1 yields the protein MRAIKGFGGIGSAFGLVRCSSPTRVGSGALPRGAGTSKQPTPFQLKKHLNSGNSDSVSWPAALMKIQKEAEWITYVKGDLFACPKTDSLAHCISEDCRMGAGIAVLFKKKFGGVQELLNQQKKSGEVAVLKRDGRYIYYLITKKRASHKPTYENLQKSLEAMKSHCLKNGVTDLSMPRIGCGLDRLQWENVSAMIEEVFEATDIKITVYTL from the exons ATGCGTGCCATTAAGGGCTTTGGCGGGATTGGCTCAGCGTTTGGGCTGGTCCGCTGCTCCTCACCTACCAGGGTCGGATCCGGAGCCCTTCCCCGCGGGGCGGGGACCTCCAAACAACCGACTCCTTTCCAG CTGAAGAAACACTTAAATTCTGGAAATAGCGACTCAGTATCATGGCCAGCAGCCTTAATGAAGATCCAGAAGGAAGCAGAGTGG ATCACTTATGTGAAAGGAGACCTTTTTGCATGCCCTAAAACAGACTCTTTAGCCCACTGTATCAGTGAGGATTGTCGCATGGGCGCTGGGATAGCTGTCCTCTTCAAGAAGAAATTTGGAGGGGTGCAAGAACTTTTAAATCAAC aaaagaaatCTGGAGAAGTGGCTGTTCTGAAGAGAGATGGGCGATATATATATTACTTG ATTACAAAGAAAAGGGCTTCACACAAGCCAACTTATGAAAACTTACAGAAGAGTTTAGAGGCAATGAAGTCTCATTGTCTGAAGAATGGAGTCACCGACCTCTCCATGCCCAG gatTGGATGTGGTCTTGATCGTCTGCAATGGGAAAATGTATCTGCGATGATCGAGGAGGTATTTGAGGCAACAGACATCAAAATTACTGTGTACACACTCTGA
- the OARD1 gene encoding ADP-ribose glycohydrolase OARD1 isoform X2: MASSLNEDPEGSRITYVKGDLFACPKTDSLAHCISEDCRMGAGIAVLFKKKFGGVQELLNQQKKSGEVAVLKRDGRYIYYLITKKRASHKPTYENLQKSLEAMKSHCLKNGVTDLSMPRIGCGLDRLQWENVSAMIEEVFEATDIKITVYTL, translated from the exons ATGGCCAGCAGCCTTAATGAAGATCCAGAAGGAAGCAGA ATCACTTATGTGAAAGGAGACCTTTTTGCATGCCCTAAAACAGACTCTTTAGCCCACTGTATCAGTGAGGATTGTCGCATGGGCGCTGGGATAGCTGTCCTCTTCAAGAAGAAATTTGGAGGGGTGCAAGAACTTTTAAATCAAC aaaagaaatCTGGAGAAGTGGCTGTTCTGAAGAGAGATGGGCGATATATATATTACTTG ATTACAAAGAAAAGGGCTTCACACAAGCCAACTTATGAAAACTTACAGAAGAGTTTAGAGGCAATGAAGTCTCATTGTCTGAAGAATGGAGTCACCGACCTCTCCATGCCCAG gatTGGATGTGGTCTTGATCGTCTGCAATGGGAAAATGTATCTGCGATGATCGAGGAGGTATTTGAGGCAACAGACATCAAAATTACTGTGTACACACTCTGA
- the OARD1 gene encoding ADP-ribose glycohydrolase OARD1 isoform X4, producing the protein MASSLNEDPEGSRITYVKGDLFACPKTDSLAHCISEDCRMGAGIAVLFKKKFGGVQELLNQQKKSGEVAVLKRDGRYIYYLDWMWS; encoded by the exons ATGGCCAGCAGCCTTAATGAAGATCCAGAAGGAAGCAGA ATCACTTATGTGAAAGGAGACCTTTTTGCATGCCCTAAAACAGACTCTTTAGCCCACTGTATCAGTGAGGATTGTCGCATGGGCGCTGGGATAGCTGTCCTCTTCAAGAAGAAATTTGGAGGGGTGCAAGAACTTTTAAATCAAC aaaagaaatCTGGAGAAGTGGCTGTTCTGAAGAGAGATGGGCGATATATATATTACTTG gatTGGATGTGGTCTTGA
- the OARD1 gene encoding ADP-ribose glycohydrolase OARD1 isoform X3: MKIQKEAEWITYVKGDLFACPKTDSLAHCISEDCRMGAGIAVLFKKKFGGVQELLNQQKKSGEVAVLKRDGRYIYYLITKKRASHKPTYENLQKSLEAMKSHCLKNGVTDLSMPRIGCGLDRLQWENVSAMIEEVFEATDIKITVYTL; the protein is encoded by the exons ATGAAGATCCAGAAGGAAGCAGAGTGG ATCACTTATGTGAAAGGAGACCTTTTTGCATGCCCTAAAACAGACTCTTTAGCCCACTGTATCAGTGAGGATTGTCGCATGGGCGCTGGGATAGCTGTCCTCTTCAAGAAGAAATTTGGAGGGGTGCAAGAACTTTTAAATCAAC aaaagaaatCTGGAGAAGTGGCTGTTCTGAAGAGAGATGGGCGATATATATATTACTTG ATTACAAAGAAAAGGGCTTCACACAAGCCAACTTATGAAAACTTACAGAAGAGTTTAGAGGCAATGAAGTCTCATTGTCTGAAGAATGGAGTCACCGACCTCTCCATGCCCAG gatTGGATGTGGTCTTGATCGTCTGCAATGGGAAAATGTATCTGCGATGATCGAGGAGGTATTTGAGGCAACAGACATCAAAATTACTGTGTACACACTCTGA